A region of the Rhizobium binae genome:
TTCCAGGCCGCCGTCAGCCTTCCGGTTGATGCACCACGAGGCGTAGAAGTGCCGCAGGCTGTGAAGGCCCGTGTACTTCGCCCGCATGATCGGATTGCCGTCCTTATCCACTTTCCCCGTATCGATCGACACGCCGGCTTTGACCAGAGCGGGTTTCAGCGCGCGGTTAACGATGTTGGCGTGGCTCTCCAGGTTCCCTTTGCCGTTCGGAAAAACATAGTGAAGTTCCATGATCGGATTGCCGGCGTCATCGACTTTGCCGGTATCCCGGCGCGGGCAGACAAGCCGCCATTCCCGGAGCGTATTCACCACGATCGGCGGGATGGGAATGGTGCGCTCACCTGCCTCGGATTTCGGCCGGCCGATCTTGCCATATTCATCGGCGCGCTGGCAGACATTGATCGCCCTTCCCTCTAAGTCAACATCGACCCAACGCAGCCCGCGCAACTCCGAAGATCGCATGCCGCTGAAAATGTCGGTTATCAGGAGCGGGCGCCAGTGTCCTTCCAGTGTGGGGAGGATGGTCCGGATTTCAGCCGGAGTCGGTATGTGAACCCCCACCTTGAGTTTGCCCTTCTGACGCTTCTCCTGCCGCTTCTCTTTGCCGTTGCGGCGCTGACGCATATCCCTGACCGAATTGCGCATAGCGAGCCCGCGTTCCACGGCGTCGCCCAAGATGCCGCCGAGACTTACGAGGACCTTCTTGACCATTGCGGGGGAACGCCCCGCCTCCCGGAGTTGATCCTCAAACTCGCGGATCAGTGGAACTGTCATCTTAGAAACCAGCTTGTCGCCGATGAAGTCCTCGATATGGAATTTCAGGTGCCGCTTCCGTTGTTCGATGGTGCTCCGCTCAAGCCCCTCCCCTTCTCCCGTTGTGATCCACAGCTTGCCAGCTTGCTTCACCGTGATGCTATCGCGGTCGGCAATATGAATGCCCTCCCGCACCTCCACGTCCGTCTTGCTCGCGAAGGTGTCGGCGTCTCGTTTCTTTGCGAACGTCTTCTGACGCTTTACACCTTTGGTGTCGAAGTACGTGACGATCCACGCCTCCTTCTGGACGCCGTGTCCGGTCCATGTGCGTTTGCGTACCGACATGATCAGTCCCTTCCCGGCCGGTCTGGCTTGTCGATGACTATGGTCCATTTGCCTGGGCTGCGTTCGCGGATATAACCCCTCATTTCTCATCTCCTTGCCGAAGACTGCTGCCAATGAACTCCAAAAGCGCCGCGTCACTCACAAAGGCATCGAAATCGTTTGAATATCCGGACCGGTGGAAGTCATTGGGCGTCTCAAGAAATTTGATTGAAGCGACAAGTTCGCTTGCCCGGTGTGCGCCATAGTCAGCCGGGTCTTTCATGAACTTGCCAAAGTCGGCGCCTGGGGACGCCGCCTGCATCCGGGCGGCTTGCTCTTCGAGTCGATCAGGAACACGCACGTTGTCCCAAAATCCAAAATAGTGGATTGCAATGTTAAGGGCGGCTTTGAGGGCGCTGCCGGTGAAGGCGTCTTTGTGCCAATGACGCCCGGTTCTTATTTCAAGGTCCGTGGCGATCTTGGCGACCGCGTAAGCGAGCGCACGGACATGTTTGTCGCCTAATGCACGCTTCCAGCGTTCTGGGTGGTCAAAGCTGTCACGCAGTCGGCGTTCAACAATTTGCGACAGCGACTTCCCTGTCTCCTTGCTTTCCTTTTCGAGCGCGGCCCGCAACTCGGGCGTTATCCGCGTCGAAAAGGCTGCCGATTTGCCCGAAAACTCGCCCTTTGGCTTGCGGCCGGCGCCCGGTTCCCGTTTCCCCGCCATCAGAGGCTCCTTATTTGTCTTAATGAATGCATGACAAATGTATTGCGATCTGTTGGCACGCGCAAGGACAAATAGTAAACCCAGGGGTATTGGAAGACAGAGGAGGCCACCGATGACCCTTGAAGATGTCCTAAGACGTCCGACTGTTCCTATCCCCGATGCAGGCCGTGTCTTCTACGGACTCAGCCGCAACGGCAGCTACGAGGCGGCCAAGCGTGGCGACATCCCCACCGTTCGAATCGGACGCAAGATTATGGCGGTGGTTGCTCCAATTGCAGAACAGCTCGGACTTCATCATAATTTTGGTGAAGCAGATTGAGCCCCGCCGCGCGTGGCGCAACAAGGGCTCGATCAGACGGTAGCTAGAAGGTTCTCTTGGACGAGTTCTAAATTCTAGGCTGACCTTTGCCCTGCGTCAATTTGCCGGCGGTTTCCATATCGGAGATCGCAGATGACGAATTTCGTACTATGCCATCGTGAGATGCCGGTTCTCGGCGGGCTTTTGCAGCGGCATATCAATTGGCTACGCACCTGTGGCGTGCCGATGCCCGCTATAGTCCAACCTGAGCTGGTCCGCCTTGCCCATGGCTATAGGGGGTCGGACGGACTATTCGACCCAGATGAGAGCGGCCCCGCTTGGTTCGCGTTTGCCGAAGTCGGAGATGTGATCTTCTGGCGACCGGAAGATGAGCTGGCGCGCTGGACGGGCCGGGCGTTCGCGCTAGGCGAGCAGGCAGTCGACAATGCCGGAACCTATTCCCTCGGCCACTGCCTTCACGTCTACAGGAGCCCCCTTCACTGGCTTAAAGCCGGCCGCGATGGGATCGTGGTCATCGATTGGGAGCGCGCCTTCGATGAACTTCGCCATTGCCCGCGTGTCGCCGTCGATGAAAACCTCCTGTCGGTCTACAGCCGGCACATGCGGCCGCGCCGGCTGCCCGAAGTGTATGTCCTCCCTGAGCGCAGGGGGGTGGCTTCATGACCGACGAACCGAAGTTCGCAGCGTTCAGACTTAACGAATATCAGAAGGCCCACAGAATAGCGGAACCCGATCCGCCGGCCTTTTCGGAAGAGGCCCTGGCGCTTGAATTTGCAGATCGGAACAATTTTCACTTCCGATACGTGGCCGCCTGGAGCCAGTGGATGGAATGGGACGGTATGGTCTGGCGAGCGGACAAGACGCTCGGCGTTTACGACCAGTGCCGCCGACTGTGCCGAGAATTCGCCTCAGATTGCGATGGCAAGGAGGAAGTGCGACGGCGGCTTGCCAGTGCCAAAACCGTGGCAGCCGTCGCCTCACTAATCCGGGCGGACCGGCGGATTGCAGCAGCGATTGATCAATGGGATCGAGACGATTGGATTATCAATACGCCGGCCGGCGTCGTTGATCTGACAACCGGCAGATCACGCATCGCTTCCCCCGGCGACTACTTGACAAAAATCTCGACGGTAGCGCCCGGTGATGATTGCCCGATCTGGCGCGCCTTCCTCGCCCGCGTCACGGCCGGCGACGAGGAACTGCAAGCCTTCCTCCAGCGGATGGCGGGGTATTGCCTGACCGGCATCACCCGCGAACACGCGCTGTTCTTTCTGTTCGGCCACGGCGGCAACGGCAAATCTGTCTTCATCGACACGCTGATGAATGTTGTCGGTGATTACGGCAGGAGCGCACCCATCGAGACGTTTGTCGCGTCTAGTGGTGACCGTCATCCCACCGAGCTTGCCGGCTTGCGAGGCGCGCGGCTTGTGACGGCGGTGGAGACGGAAGGAGGACGCCGTTGGGCGGAATCGAAGATCAAGGCGCTAACCGGCGGCGACCGTATCGCCGCGCGCTTCATGCGTCAGGATTTCTTCGAATACAAGCCGCAGTTCAAGCTCGTGATCGCCGGCAACCACAAGCCCAGCTTGCGCTCCGTTGACGAGGCGATCCGCCGTCGCTTCAACCTGATCCCCTTCACGGTGACAATCCCGCCCGAGGAGCGGGACGAAACCCTGACGGAAAAGCTCCGGGAGGAATGGCCGGGGATTCTCACCTGGGCCATCGAAGGTTGCCTCGAATGGCAGCGCCTCGGCCTGTCACCGCCAAAAGCGGTGACGGAAGCGACGGCGCATTATCTGGACGCTGAGGACGCGCTTAGTGCATGGATCGAGGATTGCTGTCAGCGCGATCCGCAGGCATTCGAGGGCACAGTCCCGCTCTATACATCCTGGAAAGGCTGGGCGGAACGATCCGGCGAGACCGCAGGCTCGCAGAAGCGCTTCAAACAGGAACTCGAAGCGCGTGGATTCACGTCCGACAGAGTTCACAAAATGAGGGGTATTCACGGACTTAGACTTTCCGAGCCAGCTCGGGGAGGACGCTATGGAGAGTTCGATTGATCGCCTCGGTGCCACGTGTGCCGCGACTTTCCATTTCGGGCGTCAACGCGCGCGGCGCGCGAACACTGGAAAAGCAAACTCATGGCAAACATGGCACGCGAACCGTCGAGGAGGCGTTGCGGCGGGGTTTCGAAGTTTCAATGAGAGATGAGAAAGGCGTCAATCCCGGCGCCGGTGCAGGAAGGAAAGATGATGACAAACGACCTGAATAGCGAGCAGCGGAGCAAGCTGGCCGACATCATGGCCAAGGCGACGGATGACGGGGTTCCTTACTGCGGTGACCTCGAACTCGTAAAACGCTTTCGCGTGGCTTGCCCGGAATTGAGCCCCGAGGTCGCAGATAACGCGGTGCGCGGCATGATCCGAGCGGGCCGGATGATGGGTCATATTCCGGTATCCGCTGAACCGGAATTGCCACCTGACTATTCGAAGCTCCCGCCGGAAATGGCCCTGCATCGGCGCATGGTCGATATTTTCGTCAACAACAAGGATGTTGAGGACATGCGGCGGCAGCTCATCAGCGAATGCGGCCATGCGACTAACGAGCAGTTCAGGAAAGCCGGTGAAGAAGGCTTGCACGTGCTCAAAGAACGAATGGAGGAACGGAAACGGCGGATGGAGACGCACGCTCGTTTCGCCCCCCTTTTCGATGACATTGGGGACCTGGAAGCGGGCGTGATCGAG
Encoded here:
- a CDS encoding phage/plasmid primase, P4 family, with amino-acid sequence MTDEPKFAAFRLNEYQKAHRIAEPDPPAFSEEALALEFADRNNFHFRYVAAWSQWMEWDGMVWRADKTLGVYDQCRRLCREFASDCDGKEEVRRRLASAKTVAAVASLIRADRRIAAAIDQWDRDDWIINTPAGVVDLTTGRSRIASPGDYLTKISTVAPGDDCPIWRAFLARVTAGDEELQAFLQRMAGYCLTGITREHALFFLFGHGGNGKSVFIDTLMNVVGDYGRSAPIETFVASSGDRHPTELAGLRGARLVTAVETEGGRRWAESKIKALTGGDRIAARFMRQDFFEYKPQFKLVIAGNHKPSLRSVDEAIRRRFNLIPFTVTIPPEERDETLTEKLREEWPGILTWAIEGCLEWQRLGLSPPKAVTEATAHYLDAEDALSAWIEDCCQRDPQAFEGTVPLYTSWKGWAERSGETAGSQKRFKQELEARGFTSDRVHKMRGIHGLRLSEPARGGRYGEFD
- a CDS encoding tyrosine-type recombinase/integrase gives rise to the protein MSVRKRTWTGHGVQKEAWIVTYFDTKGVKRQKTFAKKRDADTFASKTDVEVREGIHIADRDSITVKQAGKLWITTGEGEGLERSTIEQRKRHLKFHIEDFIGDKLVSKMTVPLIREFEDQLREAGRSPAMVKKVLVSLGGILGDAVERGLAMRNSVRDMRQRRNGKEKRQEKRQKGKLKVGVHIPTPAEIRTILPTLEGHWRPLLITDIFSGMRSSELRGLRWVDVDLEGRAINVCQRADEYGKIGRPKSEAGERTIPIPPIVVNTLREWRLVCPRRDTGKVDDAGNPIMELHYVFPNGKGNLESHANIVNRALKPALVKAGVSIDTGKVDKDGNPIMRAKYTGLHSLRHFYASWCINRKADGGLELPVKSVQERLGHSSIQMTLDTYGHLFPRGDDADELAAAERSLLG